A genomic region of Sciurus carolinensis chromosome 7, mSciCar1.2, whole genome shotgun sequence contains the following coding sequences:
- the Fam8a1 gene encoding protein FAM8A1, whose protein sequence is MAEGPEEARGRPPGQDEGGGDHELVAAASGASAAAAATAAPRPRDGPQAEPQAPGRPPTPDPAPAAAEEPEPSREPRKRREAVAGPPESAGCEAPEAAAPRERSARLSAREYSRQVHEWLWQSYCGYLTWHSGLAAFPAYCSPQPPPSYPAAGAAPQAAAPQLGYYSPFYFLGAGAAGPDAAAAAAAAAAGIATPAPVAGLGPRAAPGPGVVRATPVTRAGPAVAARTASEAARQAGREYVIPSLAHRFMAEMVDFFILFFIKATIVLTIMHLSGIKDISKFAMHYIIEEIDEDTSMEDLQKMMVVALIYRLLVCFYEIICIWGAGGATPGKFLLGLRVVTCDTSVLIAPSRVLVIPSSNVSITTSTIRALIKNFSIASFFPAFITLLFFQHNRTAYDIVAGTIVVKRNGVR, encoded by the exons ATGGCAGAGGGGCCCGAGGAAGCCCGAGGCCGCCCTCCGGGGCAGGACGAAGGCGGAGGAGACCACGAGCTGGTCGCCGCCGCGAGTGGCGCCTCCGCCGCCGCTGCTGCAACCGCCGCCCCCCGCCCCCGGGACGGGCCGCAGGCCGAGCCTCAGGCCCCGGGCCGGCCCCCAACCCCCGAccccgcgcccgccgccgccgAGGAGCCGGAGCCGTCGCGGGAGCCCCGGAAGCGCAGGGAGGCGGTCGCCGGGCCGCCGGAGTCGGCGGGCTGCGAGGCGCCCGAGGCCGCGGCGCCCCGGGAGAGGTCGGCGAGGCTGAGCGCCCGCGAGTACTCGCGGCAGGTGCACGAGTGGCTGTGGCAGTCGTACTGCGGCTACCTGACCTGGCACAGCGGCCTGGCCGCCTTCCCCGCCTACTGCAGCCCGCAGCCGCCGCCCAGCTATCCCGCGGCCGGCGCCGCCCCCCAGGCCGCCGCGCCGCAGCTCGGCTACTACAGCCCCTTCTACTTTCTGGGCGCCGGGGCCGCCGGGCCCgatgcggcggcggcggcagcggcggcggcggcgggcatCGCCACCCCGGCTCCGGTTGCGGGCCTGGGGCCGCGGGCTGCTCCAGGGCCCGGGGTGGTGCGGGCGACGCCAGTGACGAGAGCAGGACCCGCGGTGGCTGCGCGGACGGCGAGCGAGGCCGCGCGGCAGGCCG GCAGAGAGTATGTTATTCCATCCTTGGCCCACAGATTTATGGCAGAGATGGTggatttctttattctcttctttataaaagcAACCATTGTCTTAACCATTATGCACCTCAGTGGAATAAA GGATATCTCTAAGTTTGCAATGCATTatataatagaagaaatagaTGAAGACACATCAATGGAAGATTTGCAGAAAATGATGGTCGTGGCACTTATATATAGATTATTAGTTTGTTTCTATGAG atAATTTGCATTTGGGGAGCAGGTGGAGCTACCCCAGGGAAGTTCCTGCTAGGGCTTCGAGTTGTGACATGTGATACGTCAGTGCTAATTGCACCAAGTCGAGTTTTAGTGATTCCTTCCTCAAATGTTAGCATTACAAC gtCCACCATACGAGCTCTGATCAAGAatttttctattgcttctttTTTCCCTGCATTCATCACACTGCTGTTTTTTCAGCATAATCGAACAGCCTATGACATTGTAGCAGGAACCATTGTGGTAAAAAGAAATGGGGTCAGATGA